The genome window CCCCGTGCCAGGAGGCGAGGGTATAGACGCCGGCAAAAATGATGATGGCGGCGAGGATGGCGCCAAGGGTGGGCGCCTGGAGCCGGGAGTTGGCCCAGGCGCCGAAAAAAGCGAACACGGCGGCGCCGGTGCACACCGGCACAGCCAAGCGCCAGTCGATGCTGCCGCGGCGCTGGAACAGGTAGGTGCCGAGGAAGCCCGTGAAGAGAAAGGTGAACAGGGCGGTCGCCATCGCCTCGTGGATGACGAGCCCGGCAAACGCAGTGAGGGCGGGGATCAGCAGGATTCCTCCGATTCCCACCGCGCCGATCAGGGCGCCCACCAGGAAAGCCACGACGAGCAAAAGGAGCAGGGTCACTTTTGCTCAACGATGTGGTGCACGGGCAGCTTGCTCATGTGCCATTCGCCGGTGTTGGCATCGTACTGGGAAGCGACGAAAACATGCCACTCGGCGTCGTTCAGCTTCGGGTAATCGGCGCGATAATAGTAGCCCGGCCATCGGGTTTCCTGGCGAAACAGGGTGTGTCGAATCACCGCCTCCGCGGTCAGGACCCGATGGTGGAGTTCCCAGGCCCGCTGGAGCTGGTGCAGGTCCTCGGCGCCGAGATGTTCGAGGTCCTCCTTGAGCATGGTGAGCAGCTCCAGGCCCCGGTTGAGCAGGGGTTCGTTGGTCACGTAAAAGGTGCTGTAGCCGCCCACGTACTCGTCCATGAGCTTCTCCAGCCGCTGCAGGCCGTGGAGGGGCAGCAGGTAGCCCGGCGCCACCGTCCCGGCGACGATCTCGTTCCTTCCCACCCGGTAGTTTTCCAGCGGCTTGAAGATGGTCTGTTCGAGCTTCTTGATCCGGATTTCGTCGAGCCGGGGCTCGTCGCCTTTCCGGTCCAGGACATACTTGACCGCCGCCTTGCCGGCCAGCCTTCCCTCGGTGAAGGAGCCGGAGGAGAACTTGTGGGCGGAACCGCCGATGGTATCCCCGGCCCCGAAGAGCCCCTGCACCGTGGTCATGCGGTTGTATCCCCAGTGGTAATCCGAGGGCGCCACATCCTCCGGCCCGCTCGCCCAGGCGCCGGAGCAGGTGGCGTGGGAACCCATGACGTAGGGCTCGGAGGTGATCAGCTCGGAGGGCCTTTCCTTGGGATCGATGTTCTGGGAGGCCCAGACCACTGCCTGGCCGATGGTCATGTCGAGGAAATCCTCCCAGCCGATCTCCTCTTTTTCCTTGGTGTCGAGGACGTGCTGGGTGTGCATGTAGATCGGGCCCCGCCCCGCTTTCATCTCCTCGATCATGGCATGGTTGCGCAGGCAGGTCGGGAACGGCTGGCTCTGGATGTACTTTTCCCCGACCATTTCCCTGAGCTGGTCCAGGTACTTCGCTTCGTAGCTTTCTCCGTAGGCGTTGGTGGCCTGGGACTTGAGCAGCAGGAACCAGGCGCCCACCGGGCCGTAACCGTCCTTGAAGCGGGCGAGCACGATGCGGTTTTCCATCTGGATCATCTTGGCGCCCGTCGGTATCAAGAGACCGTAGGCCGACGCGCTGCTCCAAGGCGCGTACCAGGTCCGGCCGGTGCCTTCGCCGATCGCCCTGGGTCGGTAGATGTGGGAAGCGCCGCCGGCGGCCACGATCACCGCTTTTGCCCGGAAGACGTAAAAATCCCCGCTCCGCACGCTGAAGCCGACGGCGCCGGCGATGCGGTTGGGATCGGTCTGGTCCGTCAGCAAGTGGGTGACCATGATTCGGTTATATACTTCACTTGCGGCTTTTCTGGCGGCCTCGGCGATGATGGGCTTGTAGCTCTCGCCGTGGATCATAATCTGCCACTTGCCTTCCCGCAGGTACCGGCCGGTCTGGGGATTCTTCATGATCGGCAGGCCCCACTCCTCGAACTTGTGGACCGTGGAATCCACGTGCCGGGCGATGTCGAAGATCAAATCCTCTCTCACCAGGCCCATCAGATCCCCTCTGGCATAGCGCACGAAATCCTCGGGCTGGTTCTCGTTCCAGCGCATGCCCATGTAGCAGTTGATCGCCGAGAGCCCATGGGCGACGGCGCCGCTTCTCTCGATGTTCGCCTTTTCCACCAGGACGATCTTCAAGTCCCGGCCCCAGTACCGGGATTCGTAAGCGGCCCCGCAGCCGCCGAAGCCGCCGCCGATGATGAGGATGTCCGAGTCCACGAACCGGGTTCTTCTGGCCATGGCGTCACACCTTTTCGGAACGGGGCAGAACAGGCAACGCGTCCACCTTGAGCGCCTCGGGCTCGTGGGCCAGCAGCGGAGAGTTGAGCGCACTGGCATCGGGCCGCTCGTATTCGGACGGCGGCTTGATGGAACCCCAGGGCGTGGTCCTGATTGGGAAGGTGAACTCCTTCACCCGCCCGTCGCGGTAGCGGATCTTCCAGTAGATGCGGTTGTTTTGCCGGTCCCGGAGCACCCGGACCTTGTGGCCGAGCGGCGCGAAGTCAGAATAACCCCGGACGTCGATCGCGTGCTGCGGGCAGGCCTTTACGCACGAGTAGCACTCCCAGCAGAAGTTGGGCTCGATGTTGTAGGAGCGGCGATAGACGGGGTCGATGTGCATAATGTCGGATGGACAGATATCCACGCACTCGCCGCAGCCGTCGCAGCGCGTCATGTCCACGTAGGTCGGCATAGCGTCAGTTCCTGCAGTGGAGGTCGCCGGCAGGCGTCGGCAGGTCGGAGGCGCCGCTCGCCTCCTCGATCCTGCGCTGGTACGCCACCGCGGGCTTGTAGAACATGTGGGCGAACTTGGACCAGGGAACGGAAACGAAAAGCAACGTCGTGAAGAAGATGTAGAGGCCGAAGAACAGCAGGGTCGCCGCCGGGCTCTCAAACGTCGTCTGCACGAAGTGCCAAACAAGCGCGAGCGCGGCGCTCGCCATAAGGGAGCCCACGAAAAGATCCGCGCGCCCCAAGTGGAAAGGCGAATGGCCTTCGTAGGCCACGTTCACCCTGAGGAAGAAGAAGAACCACAAACCGCCGGCGAGAATCATCAGGGCGCCCAAGTTCCACAGAACCGGCAGGAAAGCGGGCGTGCGGGCGGCGGTGGAATAGCCGAAGACCATCACCAGGGTCGTGATCACGTAGAGCAGGAAGCCGTACATCATCAAAAGATGAGACAGGCGCCTCGGCCATCTGCAGAACTCGCCGGAGACCGCCGCCTCCGCGAAGGTCCTGATCGCGATCGAAAACCTCTCGGCTCCGCTGAGCTGTCTCGGGGCTGCGGTCTTCGATCTTTCTCTCCGCAGCGCGAAGTACTTGCCGCTGCCCTTGTGGTAGACGTCGAACAGCGTTCCAGCGGCGACGGCGATCGCCATCAGGATGACGTACACCTGCATGGCGAAGGAAGGCACAAGCTCTGTCACCGCTGCGAATGGATTGCTGGTGAACATTGGAATCCCCCTCCCCATGTCGGCTGGTTGCTTTTAAGGTTTGCCCCAGATTCCGGCGCAAGCGGGACGTTTGCGCCTGGGTCAGACCCGCTTTCCCCGGCGAGAGGCTTTCAGGTTGCGCTCGATGCACCCTGCCCCTCGGCAGCGACCCTGCCGTCTTCGCCTTATCCGGCGCGCAACGCTGCCCGGCATCCCAAGCGGGTCGAGCCCTCGGCGGGCAGCTGTCAGGCTCCTTTCGTCCACACCTCCTTTCGTCTGCGAGCTGGATCTCTCGTCGGCCGGGAGACCTCCAAATTTCTTAACGCGGAAGACGCGGAGAAGCAATAAAAAAATATTTTCTTGTTATAAATATTTCTTTTTGCCTGCCGAGCCATGCCGTCCATGCCTGCGTCATCCGGAAGCGAACGAGGTGAGCTCGCCGGTGATGAGAAAGTTGAGCTGCTTCATCACATGGTAGCCCATGCTATGGTCCCGGTCCATGGCCTTGAGGAACTCGTTGCCGTTGATCGCCAGCACTTTGCAGGGGGTGAGGCAATAGGCGGTGGCGATGCGCCGCTGGGCCCGCTCTACCACCGCCGCCCAGCCGAAAATCTCGCCGCTGCGCAGCACTTCGCCCGCGTACGCTTGGCGCCCGCCGCGCCCGATGGTGAAGCGCACCAGCCCTTCCACCAACACGTAGAAGTCGACCGCCTGGTCTCCCAGATTGTAGATCTCCGCGCCTTCCGGATACTCTTCGAACCGGAACAGGGGCGCGATCGCGTGCAACTGCGCCGTGGTCAGGTCGGCAAAAAACGCGCTGGCGGCGAGAAAGGCGGCCACGCCGCTCG of Pelomicrobium methylotrophicum contains these proteins:
- the aprA gene encoding adenylyl-sulfate reductase subunit alpha; amino-acid sequence: MARRTRFVDSDILIIGGGFGGCGAAYESRYWGRDLKIVLVEKANIERSGAVAHGLSAINCYMGMRWNENQPEDFVRYARGDLMGLVREDLIFDIARHVDSTVHKFEEWGLPIMKNPQTGRYLREGKWQIMIHGESYKPIIAEAARKAASEVYNRIMVTHLLTDQTDPNRIAGAVGFSVRSGDFYVFRAKAVIVAAGGASHIYRPRAIGEGTGRTWYAPWSSASAYGLLIPTGAKMIQMENRIVLARFKDGYGPVGAWFLLLKSQATNAYGESYEAKYLDQLREMVGEKYIQSQPFPTCLRNHAMIEEMKAGRGPIYMHTQHVLDTKEKEEIGWEDFLDMTIGQAVVWASQNIDPKERPSELITSEPYVMGSHATCSGAWASGPEDVAPSDYHWGYNRMTTVQGLFGAGDTIGGSAHKFSSGSFTEGRLAGKAAVKYVLDRKGDEPRLDEIRIKKLEQTIFKPLENYRVGRNEIVAGTVAPGYLLPLHGLQRLEKLMDEYVGGYSTFYVTNEPLLNRGLELLTMLKEDLEHLGAEDLHQLQRAWELHHRVLTAEAVIRHTLFRQETRWPGYYYRADYPKLNDAEWHVFVASQYDANTGEWHMSKLPVHHIVEQK
- the aprB gene encoding adenylyl-sulfate reductase subunit beta, which translates into the protein MPTYVDMTRCDGCGECVDICPSDIMHIDPVYRRSYNIEPNFCWECYSCVKACPQHAIDVRGYSDFAPLGHKVRVLRDRQNNRIYWKIRYRDGRVKEFTFPIRTTPWGSIKPPSEYERPDASALNSPLLAHEPEALKVDALPVLPRSEKV
- a CDS encoding adenylyl-sulfate reductase, which codes for MFTSNPFAAVTELVPSFAMQVYVILMAIAVAAGTLFDVYHKGSGKYFALRRERSKTAAPRQLSGAERFSIAIRTFAEAAVSGEFCRWPRRLSHLLMMYGFLLYVITTLVMVFGYSTAARTPAFLPVLWNLGALMILAGGLWFFFFLRVNVAYEGHSPFHLGRADLFVGSLMASAALALVWHFVQTTFESPAATLLFFGLYIFFTTLLFVSVPWSKFAHMFYKPAVAYQRRIEEASGASDLPTPAGDLHCRN
- a CDS encoding Crp/Fnr family transcriptional regulator, producing MEKEVAPGGPDAASSGVAAFLAASAFFADLTTAQLHAIAPLFRFEEYPEGAEIYNLGDQAVDFYVLVEGLVRFTIGRGGRQAYAGEVLRSGEIFGWAAVVERAQRRIATAYCLTPCKVLAINGNEFLKAMDRDHSMGYHVMKQLNFLITGELTSFASG